The following proteins come from a genomic window of Musa acuminata AAA Group cultivar baxijiao chromosome BXJ1-7, Cavendish_Baxijiao_AAA, whole genome shotgun sequence:
- the LOC135678751 gene encoding F-box/LRR-repeat protein At4g29420-like: MRSAVVVVCSLWSMELEDLPSPVLVEILSRLGDSTELARCRLASRTLRSLSRDVRSVRLFCSRDRFLRSRAPDTCDHDTPFRSLVANLASFLSASPGPLALALAAERPLSAPADEVDDADDLHLTAVPFLARWLPLLAARLRSLAIDDYWLQSCWRPSQALSLIADICHDLVNLEVRNAWLSVEELKPMHKLTSLTLEFIRLDDANLDKVNECFPSLQALNLIGVGGLKEPKIHLLQLRVCTWTVSNFVLSLTVCAPKLVELKLKCVEPESLHLETPLLSELDVTIKKARAPIVVGEKLNLRSLRIESSDLCNLAQVFAPSRTIKRLELEAYGSSHVVDLVEQCTIDLLSTFPDIDELVLGPRAWFILPENLSVRGELKNLKKLMVHLAPEELDAAMITWKLTPLLTHARYCQVVMLIPAAASMDSRTHVISKCISNFPGIRWKWDTWKCG; encoded by the exons atgcggagCGCGGTCGTCGTCGTCTGCTCGTTGTGGTCGATGGAATTGGAGGATCTGCCTTCTCCCGTCCTGGTGGAGATACTAAGTCGGCTCGGCGATTCGACCGAGCTGGCCCGGTGCCGCCTCGCCTCCCGGACCCTCCGCTCCCTGTCCCGTGACGTCCGATCCGTCCGCCTCTTTTGCTCTCGCGACCGCTTCCTCCGGTCCCGCGCCCCTGACACCTGCGACCACGACACCCCTTTCAGGTCCCTCGTCGCCAACCTCGCCTCCTTCCTCTCCGCCTCCCCCGGCCCCCTCGCTCTCGCCCTTGCAGCCGAGCGGCCCCTCTCCGCCCCCGCCGACGAGGTCGACGACGCCGACGACCTACACCTCACCGCCGTCCCTTTCCTTGCCCGGTGGCTCCCCCTCCTTGCCGCCCGCCTCCGCTCCCTCGCCATCGACGATTACTGGCTCCAGTCGTGCTGGCGCCCTTCCCAGGCTTTATCCCTCATCGCCGACATCT GTCATGATCTTGTAAATTTGGAGGTCAGAAATGCTTGGCTGTCGGTTGAGGAGCTAAAACCAATGCACAAATTGACTTCACTGACCCTTGAATTCATAAGACTAGATGATGCAAACCTCGACAAGGTGAATGAATGTTTCCCTTCTCTCCAAGCTCTTAACTTGATCGGGGTTGGTGGGCTTAAGGAGCCCAAAATTCATCTTCTACAACTAAGGGTCTGCACGTGGACGGTTTCAAATTTTGTGCTATCTCTAACGGTATGTGCACCCAAGTTGGTTGAGCTGAAACTTAAGTGTGTTGAACCAGAGTCCCTTCATCTGGAGACTCCTCTATTATCTGAACTTGATGTTACAATCAAAAAGGCTAGAGCACCCATCGTAGTGGGAGAAAAACTCAATTTGAGGTCTCTCAGGATAGAGTCCTCGGATCTATGCAACTTGGCACAAGTGTTTGCTCCCAGTCGAACCATTAAGCGGTTGGAGTTGGAAGCGTATGGATCTAGCCACGTTGTTGATTTGGTGGAACAGTGCACTATTGATCTGTTGAGCACCTTCCCGGACATAGATGAACTGGTATTGGGGCCAAGGGCTTGGTTTATCCTCCCAGAAAATCTCAGCGTAAGAGGCGAACTCAAGAATTTGAAGAAACTGATGGTTCATCTAGCACCAGAAGAACTTGATGCTGCAATGATTACCTGGAAATTGACCCCCTTATTGACACATGCCCGTTATTGCCAAGTTGTGATGCTTATTCCTGCTGCTGCCTCCATGGATAGCAGGACGCATGTCATTTCCAAGTGTATCAGTAATTTTCCGGGCATAAGATGGAAATGGGACACATGGAAATGTGGTTGA
- the LOC135678752 gene encoding inorganic pyrophosphatase 2-like has translation MADVVVVFDFDKTIIDCDSDNWVIDDLGGTQLFDELLKAMPWNSAMDRVMEELHSQGRTIEEISENLKRAPLPANAVAAIKSAYALGCELRIVSDANRFFIETILKHHGLLAYFSEIHTNPGYVDEEGRLRIFPHHDFKSSSHGCCLCPPNMCKSAIIERIQASAFLEGRKRFIYLGDGKGDYCPSLRLNEEDCVMPRKNYPLWQLIVDNPQALRAEIHEWSNAEELERVLLRLISESASADRSSPSQLISVDCKFQTLPPSSIEAFPKSLPVPN, from the exons atGGCAGACGTCGTGGTGGTGTTCGACTTCGACAAGACTATCATCGACTGCGACAGCGATAACTGGGTCATCGACGATCTCGGTGGCACGCAGCTGTTCGACGAGCTGCTCAAAGCCATGCCGTGGAACTCCGCCATG GATAGGGTGATGGAGGAGCTCCACTCGCAGGGTAGAACGATTGAGGAGATCTCGGAGAACCTGAAGAGGGCTCCGTTGCCCGCCAACGCCGTTGCAGCCATCAAATCAGCTTACGCTCTCGG ATGTGAGCTGCGGATTGTTAGTGATGCCAACAGATTCTTCATCGAGACCATTCTGAAGCACCATGGCCTCCTGGCCTACTTCTCGGAGATCCATACAAACCCAGGCTATGTTGATGAGGAAGGGAGGCTGAGAATTTTCCCTCACCATGACTTCAAATCTTCTTCCCATGGCTGCTGTCTCTGCCCTCCCAACATGTGTAAG AGTGCAATCATCGAGAGGATTCAAGCATCAGCATTCCTCGAGGGGAGGAAGCGGTTCATCTACCTCGGCGATGGAAAAGGAGACTACTGCCCGTCGCTGAGGCTGAACGAAGAGGACTGCGTGATGCCAAGGAAGAACTACCCACTGTGGCAGCTCATCGTTGACAATCCTCAGGCCCTCAGAGCTGAGATCCATGAGTGGAGCAACGCAGAGGAGCTTGAGCGAGTCTTGCTTCGGCTCATCAGTGAGTCCGCCTCGGCTGATCGCAGCAGCCCCAGCCAGCTGATTTCAGTCGATTGCAAGTTTCAGACACTGCCACCGTCTTCCATCGAGGCTTTTCCCAAGTCTCTTCCAGTTCCTAACTAA
- the LOC135678753 gene encoding probable F-box protein At4g22030 translates to MAALQVQNLQSTSSSHGRFRASLFPSSNFRAKSVYLRQLPNKITIQDLILRQDGTATKEVPTHTTTGNEDKELVTKLLAITEAVADRANMHAIIGAQRNNWNHLFTNSINSVTLIGSLMAGISSVPVGEATTQLLAFKLASMLLFGTAMGMMLVVNKIQPSQLAEEQRKATLRWKQLERSIQDTFSLRNPTESDVKDAMDKVLALEKAYPLPLLPGMLEKFPKKVEPSRWWPKLRQRPEETHRRHTNGADANGWSKELEEEMRGLLKVLKLKDEEQYLRVGKVVLDTNRTLATAGPLFAGLALIGSGLIGSSALGPLPVLLAVAGGSLATVMNTLEHAGQVGMVFELLRNNAGFYRWLQEEIEFNLGEEDVEKRENGELFKLKLALKLGRSLSEFRDFVPYDSPSCKDEDIKDFAGKLF, encoded by the coding sequence ATGGCAGCTCTTCAAGTCCAGAATTTGCAGTCAACCTCATCCTCCCATGGAAGATTTCGCGCTAGCCTGTTTCCTTCCTCCAATTTCAGGGCTAAAAGCGTCTATCTTCGGCAGCTACCGAACAAGATCACAATCCAGGACCTCATCCTGAGACAAGATGGCACTGCAACGAAGGAGGTACCAACGCACACCACGACAGGCAACGAGGACAAGGAGTTGGTCACCAAGCTTCTTGCCATAACCGAGGCGGTCGCCGATAGAGCCAATATGCACGCGATCATCGGAGCACAGAGGAACAATTGGAATCACCTGTTTACCAACTCCATCAACTCCGTCACTCTCATCGGATCCCTCATGGCGGGGATCTCATCGGTACCGGTGGGAGAAGCAACGACACAGCTGCTGGCATTCAAGCTTGCCTCCATGCTGTTGTTCGGCACCGCGATGGGAATGATGCTGGTCGTCAACAAGATTCAGCCTTCCCAACTAGCTGAGGAACAGAGAAAAGCCACCTTGAGGTGGAAACAACTGGAGAGATCGATCCAAGACACGTTTTCACTGAGAAATCCGACGGAGTCGGACGTCAAGGACGCCATGGACAAGGTGCTGGCTCTCGAGAAGGCTTATCCTCTCCCCTTGCTCCCTGGAATGCTTGAGAAGTTCCCGAAGAAGGTGGAGCCTTCCCGTTGGTGGCCTAAACTACGACAAAGGCCGGAGGAAACGCATCGAAGACACACAAATGGAGCGGATGCCAATGGCTGGAGCAAAGAACTGGAAGAAGAGATGAGGGGTCTTCTCAAAGTTCTAAAGCTGAAGGATGAGGAGCAATATTTGCGGGTGGGGAAGGTGGTCTTAGACACCAACAGGACTTTGGCCACCGCAGGGCCTCTCTTTGCTGGCCTAGCTTTGATCGGATCCGGGTTAATAGGTTCTTCGGCTCTCGGGCCACTCCCGGTTCTGCTTGCGGTTGCCGGAGGGTCGCTCGCGACGGTGATGAACACCCTGGAGCATGCCGGCCAGGTAGGAATGGTGTTCGAGCTGCTCCGGAACAATGCTGGCTTCTACAGGTGGCTGCAAGAGGAAATTGAGTTCAATCTGGGGGAGGAAGATGTGGAGAAGAGGGAGAACGGGGAGCTGTTCAAGCTGAAGCTGGCTCTGAAGCTTGGAAGAAGCCTCTCCGAGTTCAGAGACTTTGTGCCGTACGACTCCCCTTCTTGCAAAGACGAAGACATCAAAGACTTCGCCGGGAAGCTATTCTAG
- the LOC103991592 gene encoding zinc finger CCCH domain-containing protein 2-like gives MMLIGRGIGHHNPTVQVPPWSPSDDPTGGNATSSHLPVSGVATGDGLLDEATLAALQLYLGCEEEAAAEEAPAVVDAYASDEFRMYEFKVRRCARGRTHDWTECPFAHPGEKARRRDPRKHRYSGTPCADFRKTGGCKRGDACELAHGVFECWLHPERYRTQPCKDSTACRRRVCFFAHTPDQLRVLPSQHQQTTTSALATAVESYDGSPLRQQSSMQSYLSKNFVCSTTATLISPPKTPTTASPPISPNGSNLRRESWQPSSSVNEMVASLRRLQLCRAQSVPSSWGLHIGNGGFASPRGALAGFNAGFCSLPSTPTAASAVWSDEEGPVERVESGRALRAKMFERLSKESILDRAEATPDVGWVSELLK, from the coding sequence ATGATGCTGATCGGACGTGGTATCGGCCATCATAATCCGACCGTTCAAGTCCCGCCGTGGTCACCCTCCGATGATCCGACAGGCGGTAACGCCACTTCCTCCCACCTGCCTGTCAGCGGCGTCGCCACCGGCGACGGCCTTCTCGACGAGGCGACGCTGGCGGCGCTGCAGCTCTACCTCGGGtgcgaggaggaggcggcggcggaggaggcgccTGCGGTGGTGGACGCGTACGCGTCGGACGAGTTCCGGATGTACGAGTTCAAGGTGAGGAGGTGCGCCAGGGGGCGCACCCACGACTGGACCGAGTGCCCCTTCGCGCACCCGGGGGAGAAGGCCCGCCGCCGCGACCCGCGGAAGCACCGTTACTCGGGGACCCCCTGCGCGGACTTCCGCAAGACCGGTGGGTGCAAGCGCGGCGACGCCTGCGAGCTCGCCCACGGAGTGTTCGAGTGCTGGCTACACCCGGAGCGCTACCGCACCCAGCcctgcaaggacagcaccgcctgccgcCGCCGCGTCTGCTTCTTCGCCCACACCCCCGACCAGCTCCGCGTGCTGCCATCACAACACCAGCAGACCACCACGTCGGCTTTAGCCACCGCCGTCGAGTCCTACGACGGTTCGCCTCTTCGCCAGCAGTCCTCCATGCAGTCTTATCTATCAAAGAACTTCGTCTGCTCAACGACCGCGACGCTGATCTCGCCGCCCAAGACCCCGACGACGGCGTCTCCGCCGATATCACCCAACGGTTCGAACCTGCGGCGCGAGTCGTGGCAGCCGTCGTCGTCGGTGAACGAGATGGTGGCGTCACTAAGACGGTTGCAGCTCTGCAGGGCGCAGTCGGTGCCAAGTTCATGGGGGTTGCATATAGGAAATGGTGGGTTTGCATCCCCAAGGGGGGCTCTTGCTGGGTTCAACGCTGGTTTCTGTAGCCTGCCGTCGACTCCGACGGCTGCGTCAGCCGTCTGGTCGGACGAAGAGGGACCGGTGGAGAGGGTGGAGTCCGGGAGGGCTCTCAGGGCTAAGATGTTCGAGAGACTGAGCAAAGAGAGCATTTTGGACAGAGCCGAGGCCACGCCGGACGTGGGGTGGGTTTCGGAGTTGCTAAAATAG